ACCTGAGAATCCTTATCCTTGTGTGACATGGTCACCGACAACGGCGTCGAAATGCTGTTTGATGCCGCCATCGACCGAAACCAATGAGGAAAGGAACGGACATGTTCAAGACCAATGAAGGCATGATCGACAGGGCGATCCGGGTCATCGTCGGCTTGGTGCTTCTTGCCGCCTTCTTCATGTATCCGGATGCGTCATGGCGCTACTGGACGCTGGTCGGCATCATTCCACTGGTGACGGGGCTCGTCGGGACGTGCCCGGTCTACTCGGTCTTCGGCATCTCCACCTGTCCGACCAGGAAAGCCTGACCCGGAATCGAAAAAGGCGGCGAAACTCGCCGCCTTTCCATTCGCGTGCGGTCGGCGTCAGACGTTGAACTTGAACAGCATCACGTCGCCGTCCTGGACGATGTATTCCTTGCCCTCGTCGCGCGCCTTGCCGGCCTCCTTGGCTGCAACCTCGCCGCCCAGCGTGACGAAGTCGTCATAGGCGATGGTCTGGGCACGGATGAAGCCCTTCTCGAAATCGGTGTGGATTTCTCCGGCCGCCTGAGGCGCCTTGGCGCCCTTCTTCACGGTCCATGCCCGTGTCTCCTTCGGGCCGGCGGTGAAGAAGGTGATGAGGTCGAGCAGGCGGTAGCCCTCGCGGATCAGCCGGTCGAGGCCCGGTTCCTCCAGCCCCATGGCTTCCAGGTACTCCTCGGCCTCGGCATCTTCCAGCTGGGCCAGTTCGGCCTCGATTGCCGCCGAGATGACGACGGTGCGTGCGCCCTGTTCTGCCGCCATCTTCTCGACAGCCTGCGAATGGGCATTGCCGGTCGCCGCGTCGCCCTCGGCGACGTTGCAGACATAGAGGACCGGCTTGGAGGTCAGCAGGTTCAGGCTCTTCAGGATGGCAAGATCCTCGGTCGCGATGCCATCGAGCATCAGGCGGACGGGCTTCGAATCCTGCAGCAGGGCAAGGGCCTGCTCCATGACCGGGAGGATGGTCACGGCTTCCTTGTCCTTGCCGGTGGCGCGCTTGCGGATCTGCACGATGCGGCGCTCGAGGCTCTCGAGATCAGCCAGCATCAGCTCGGTCTCGACGGTCTCTGCATCCGAAACGGGATCGATGCGTCCCTCGACATGGGTGATGTCGTCATCCTCGAAGCAGCGCAGAACGTGGACAATGGCATCGACCTCGCGGATGTTGGCGAGGAACTGGTTGCCGAGGCCCTCGCCCTTCGAGGCGCCGCGCACGAGGCCGGCAATGTCGACGAAATTGATGCGGGTCGGGATGATCTCCTTGGAGCCGGCCGCCGCGGCGATTTTCGCCAGGCGCGGATCGGGCACCGCGACCTCGCCGGTGTTCGGCTCGATGGTGCAGAAGGGGTAGTTCGCCGCCTGCGCGGCCGCGGTCTTTGTCAGCGCGTTGAAGAGCGTCGACTTGCCGACATTGGGCAGGCCGACGATGCCGCATTTGAAACCCATCAGGTCAGTCCTTCTTTCCGAATAGCTTGTTCAGCATGTCCGCCATGGGGCCGGTCGGCTTGACCTCCGGGGCATGTTGGCGCGCCTGGCGAACATGGCTCTGTTTCTTCGCGCCGGCGGGCTTCGCCGGTGCCGGTTTTTTCCTAGCGGTCGCCATGTCCGTTTCCCCCATCGCAAGCGCGATCCTGTTCATGAACCCCGAGTCGTCTCCCTTGACCAGCAACTCGGCATTGTCCGCGATCTCCGTCAGCAGGCGATCGATCCAGCCCCGGTCGGCCTTCGCGAAATCGCCAAGGACATGGGCGTGCACGCGCTCCTTGGCGCCGGGATGCCCGATGCCGATGCGGACGCGCCGGTAGTCCTTGCCGCAATGGGCGTCGATCGACTTGATGCCGTTGTGGCCACCGGAACCTCCGCCGGTCTTGATGCGCAGCTTTCCGGGCGGCAGGTCGAGCTCGTCATAGAGGACAATCAGCGAATCCGGTCCGAGCTTGTAGAAGCGCAACGCCTCGCCGACGGCCTGCCCGGAATTGTTCATGAAGGTCTGGGGCTTGATGACCAGAACCTTCTCCCCGCCGATGCGCCCCTCGGCAATCTCGGCGTTGAACTTCTTCTGCCAGGGACCGAAAGACGAATGGCGGCGAACGATCTCGTCCGCCGCCATGAAGCCGATATTGTGCCGGTTGTTGGCATATTTGGTGCCGGGATTGCCGAGGCCAGCGACAATGAGCATGGCAATAACCCCACAATCTGTGCAACCGGCAGGCCGGGATTACTCCTCGGCGGTGACTGCTTCCTCTTCCGTCTCGACGACTTCTTCCGCCTCTTCCTTGGCGCCGCCACCCGGCGCGGAGATCGTGGCGATGGTGAAGTCGCGATCGGTGATGGTCGGCACTACGCCCTTCGGCAGCTCGATGCGCGAGATCTTGAGCGCGTCGCCGAGCTCGGCGTCGGCCAAGTCCAGCTCGAAGTAGTCCGGGATCGCGTCGGCTGGGCAGTGAACCTCGACCTCGTGGCGGACGACGTTGAGCGTGCCGCCCTTCTTGAGGCCCGGGCAGGTCTCTTCGTTGAGGAAGTGGACCGGGATGTTCACCGTCACTTCGGTCTTTGCCGAGACGCGCAGGAAATCGACATGCATGACGATGTCCTTGACCGGGTCGAGGTCGTAGGCCTTCGGCAGAACGCGGTGCTTCTTGCCGTCCAGCTCGATCTCCGCAACCGTGGTCATGAAGCCGCCGGCATGGATGCGCTTGGTCACTTCGTTGAGCGGAAGCGTGATGGAAAGCGGGGGCTTGTTGTCACCATAGATGACAGCGGGAATGTTGCCGTTGCGGCGAATAGCCCGGGCGGACCCCTTACCGACCCGTTCGCGCGCCTCGGCCTTGAGCACGTATGTCTCGCTCATGGCATTTCCTTTCGAGGACGTAATATGGAGTGTTTTACTGTTTCCAGAAAAACCAAAGCCGGTCGCCCGGCCTTGCCGCGCTGCCTCCAAGGGTGTCTGCGCGGATGCGCGTGCCTATAGCGCACCGGGCACGTCGGTGCAAGTTTCCACGGGAGAAGATAGTGCGGGAAGGCGAAGGGCGTTAAAAGACAGGCGAAGCCGGGGCCGCGCCCCCGTTTTCCGCGAATGACCTTTCCGGATAGGGGGCGGGTCGGCGCCAGACCGATCAGTCGAAAAGGGAGGAGACGGACTGCTCGTGCGAGGTGCGGGCAATGGCCTCGCCGATCAGGTCGGTGATCGAAAGCACGCGGATATTGGGCGCGGATTCGACGGCCGCCGTCGGCTGGATGGAGTCGGTGATGACCAGCTCGGTCAGCTTGGAATCCATGATGCGGTTGACCGCGCCGCCGGATAGCACGCCATGCGTGATGTAGGCGGTCACGCTGTTCGCGCCCTTTTCCAGCAGGGCCTCGGCGGCGTTGCACAGCGTTCCGCCGGAATCGATGATGTCGTCGATCAGAAAGCAATCCTTGCCCTTGATCTCGCCGATCACGTTCATCACCTCGGATTCGCCGGGCTTCTCGCGTCGCTTGTCGACAATGGCCAGCAGGGTGTCGTTGAGCCGCTTGGACAGGGCGCGGGCGCGCACCACGCCGCCGACATCGGGGGACACGACGATCACGCTCGACAGATCCTTGTAGCGGGCGCGGATGTCGCGCGCCATGACAGGAACGGCGTAGAGGTTGTCGGTCGGAATGTCGAAGAAGCCCTGGATCTGGCCGGCATGGAGGTCGAGCGTGAGCACGCGGTCGGCGCCGGCACGGGTGATCAGGTTGGCGACCAGCTTGGCCGAGATCGGCGTGCGGCCGGAGGTGCGCCGGTCCTGGCGGGCATAGCCGAAATAGGGGATCACGGCCGTGATGCGTCGCGCCGAGGAGCGGCGGAACGCATCGATCATGATGAGCAGTTCCATCAGGTGATCGTTGGCCGGGTAGGAGGTCGACTGGAGAATGAAAACATCCTCGCCGCGGACATTTTCCTGGATCTCGACGAAGATTTCCTCGTCAGCGAATCGGCGGACGCTTGCCCGTCCGACACTCACTCCCAGATACTTGGCAACGGATTCCGCGAGTTGGCGATTGGAATTGCCAGCGAAGAGTTTCATTGCGCCCTGCCGGTGCGTGCTGTGGATAACTGGCGCGGGTTTTACAGCCCCCACCACTCATTGCAAGGCGCAAAGCCGGTTTCACACCCGATTCTTCACACCACGGGTCATGCCCCGCTTTTCAGCCATGCCGTATAGGCGAGCATGAAGCTGTCGGCAATCGCCTCCATTGTCGCAGGCGGCACGGATGCCCAAGGGTCCGGCGTCGCGCCGGGGACGGTCTCCTGACCCTGTATCCGGTGCACGCGCTGCCCGCTCGGGGTGATGACGTCCCATACATGGACGACGGTGGTCGATCCGCTCTCCGTGAAGGCGGAGAAGTAGCCCTTGATCTCATGGGTGTAGCCGCCGGCTTCGGCGGGAACGAGAC
This portion of the Oricola thermophila genome encodes:
- a CDS encoding YgaP family membrane protein, whose protein sequence is MFKTNEGMIDRAIRVIVGLVLLAAFFMYPDASWRYWTLVGIIPLVTGLVGTCPVYSVFGISTCPTRKA
- the pth gene encoding aminoacyl-tRNA hydrolase is translated as MLIVAGLGNPGTKYANNRHNIGFMAADEIVRRHSSFGPWQKKFNAEIAEGRIGGEKVLVIKPQTFMNNSGQAVGEALRFYKLGPDSLIVLYDELDLPPGKLRIKTGGGSGGHNGIKSIDAHCGKDYRRVRIGIGHPGAKERVHAHVLGDFAKADRGWIDRLLTEIADNAELLVKGDDSGFMNRIALAMGETDMATARKKPAPAKPAGAKKQSHVRQARQHAPEVKPTGPMADMLNKLFGKKD
- a CDS encoding 50S ribosomal protein L25/general stress protein Ctc, translated to MSETYVLKAEARERVGKGSARAIRRNGNIPAVIYGDNKPPLSITLPLNEVTKRIHAGGFMTTVAEIELDGKKHRVLPKAYDLDPVKDIVMHVDFLRVSAKTEVTVNIPVHFLNEETCPGLKKGGTLNVVRHEVEVHCPADAIPDYFELDLADAELGDALKISRIELPKGVVPTITDRDFTIATISAPGGGAKEEAEEVVETEEEAVTAEE
- a CDS encoding ribose-phosphate pyrophosphokinase — translated: MKLFAGNSNRQLAESVAKYLGVSVGRASVRRFADEEIFVEIQENVRGEDVFILQSTSYPANDHLMELLIMIDAFRRSSARRITAVIPYFGYARQDRRTSGRTPISAKLVANLITRAGADRVLTLDLHAGQIQGFFDIPTDNLYAVPVMARDIRARYKDLSSVIVVSPDVGGVVRARALSKRLNDTLLAIVDKRREKPGESEVMNVIGEIKGKDCFLIDDIIDSGGTLCNAAEALLEKGANSVTAYITHGVLSGGAVNRIMDSKLTELVITDSIQPTAAVESAPNIRVLSITDLIGEAIARTSHEQSVSSLFD
- the ychF gene encoding redox-regulated ATPase YchF gives rise to the protein MGFKCGIVGLPNVGKSTLFNALTKTAAAQAANYPFCTIEPNTGEVAVPDPRLAKIAAAAGSKEIIPTRINFVDIAGLVRGASKGEGLGNQFLANIREVDAIVHVLRCFEDDDITHVEGRIDPVSDAETVETELMLADLESLERRIVQIRKRATGKDKEAVTILPVMEQALALLQDSKPVRLMLDGIATEDLAILKSLNLLTSKPVLYVCNVAEGDAATGNAHSQAVEKMAAEQGARTVVISAAIEAELAQLEDAEAEEYLEAMGLEEPGLDRLIREGYRLLDLITFFTAGPKETRAWTVKKGAKAPQAAGEIHTDFEKGFIRAQTIAYDDFVTLGGEVAAKEAGKARDEGKEYIVQDGDVMLFKFNV